In Anopheles gambiae chromosome 2, idAnoGambNW_F1_1, whole genome shotgun sequence, a single window of DNA contains:
- the LOC1273492 gene encoding large ribosomal subunit protein uL24, whose product MKFNKNVSSSRRKSRKRHFQAPSHIRRKIMSAPLSKELKQKYNVRSMPIRKDDEVQVVRGHYKGNQVGKVVQVYRKKYVVYIERIQREKANGTNVYVGVHPSKCVIVKLKMDKDRKKILDRRAKGRLAALNKDKGKYTEESAAATAMETTS is encoded by the coding sequence atgaaattcaacaaaaatgtttCGTCGTCCCGGCGCAAGAGCCGCAAGCGCCACTTCCAGGCCCCCTCGCACATCCGCAGGAAGATTATGTCGGCGCCGCTGTCGAAGGAGCTGAAACAGAAGTACAACGTGCGCTCGATGCCGATCCGCAAGGACGACGAGGTGCAGGTGGTGCGCGGCCACTACAAGGGCAACCAGGTCGGCAAGGTGGTGCAGGTGTACCGCAAGAAGTACGTCGTGTACATTGAGCGCATCCAGCGCGAGAAGGCGAACGGCACGAACGTGTACGTCGGTGTGCACCCGTCCAAGTGTGTGATCGTGAAGCTGAAGATGGACAAGGATCGCAAGAAGATCCTGGATCGCCGCGCCAAGGGTCGTCTGGCGGCGCTCAACAAGGACAAGGGCAAGTACACCGAGGAAtctgctgccgccaccgcgATGGAAACGACCTCTTAA
- the LOC3290624 gene encoding AP2-associated protein kinase 1: MKKFISKFETKNEPCSAGGSSSRETNSFVGKTFKLSKENVVTVEEVLAEGGFAVVFLVKGAKGERYALKRLYVNNEYDLGVCNREIKIASNLSGHKNIIGYIDHSINAKGNGVHEILLLMPYCKTNLLTQMNARLGTGFTEPEVLQIFCDVAEAVARLHQCQTPIIHRDLKVENVLQNDLGHYVLCDFGSATARILNPTSHGRTTVEEEIQRYTTLSYRAPEMIDLFNGQDITVKADIWALGCLLYKVCFFTLPFGESTLAIQSGQFSIPDGSKYSRGVHQLIRYMLEPDADRRPNIYQVCEVAFGIAGRANPVRNLTKCSVPPLDTLPVPPFESETKRLPTASGGPAGGQHGGSTPKPAKPSAGQLPLEGGTSVAPRQRPKASQVATPGQMGVSSFSLGLPPNPSPKNIISSPTPGMAPVAGTIGTTAPTDAPEAFVAKFAANFPPASNSSSVPTVAAASAGSIDPTAPTVAGKDGTAVTALPAQPVAVAALFQTTYPDPFREAELAPIPSGGEMPTASAPNSSSSSLSMVHSPSHAGTQQQHPGPSSAAAQTPTLGGSNSSSSSGVHGAGVGILAPPKPSGHRRNVSDTSAFNKAFATETSQFLAPFDQSTNNYQPSSSVSPSVGQTAASVGASMASGSNSSLHKQQQQHASSLASSSNPQLFQQQRSTSSAGGSANWNPFGDPTPFSQMTEDHIFGEEFDKIREQGSQGSLKTPPEVPRHSSLPLIQTAASAAGNMAALSTVQQAAPFSPENIPDTLGDDEDDPFSSAPFSLPVRTDKSKSFKLASRKVIVIDGGFSTQLTEHVGAKLDKDPLWTSRFNATNPAAVLETHLDYLKAGADCILTNTYQASIEGYMDFLDLNEDESLKLIRASVELARRARTRYLAEKLENKSHKIPWVVGSIGPYGAHLHDGSEYTGAYAEHVPANRLQKWHRPRINAIVEAGVDALAIETIPCRMEAEALLDLLSADHPTVRFWISFQCRDGASLAHGENFAETVLGLWNRARQLANPNLLAIGVNCVNPQHVLPLLRSVHELLQQRAAGTPPESERIPLIVYPNSGEHWDAAASCWRGAENLTPLETYLPQWVEMGVKFVGGCCRTNARDIKRIKKAVIGLYGSRSNEN, translated from the coding sequence ATGAAAAAGTTTATCTCCAAGTTCGAGACGAAAAATGAACCGTGCTCGgcgggcggcagcagcagccgggagACGAACAGCTTCGTCGGCAAAACGTTCAAGCTCAGCAAGGAGAACGTGGTTACGGTGGAGGAGGTGCTGGCCGAGGGTGGCTTCGCCGTCGTGTTTCTAGTCAAGGGTGCGAAGGGCGAGCGGTACGCGCTGAAGCGGCTGTACGTGAACAACGAGTACGATTTGGGGGTGTGCAATCGCGAGATCAAGATAGCGAGCAATCTGAGCGGCCACAAGAACATCATCGGCTACATCGACCACAGCATCAATGCGAAGGGCAACGGGGTGCACGAgatactgctgctgatgccgTACTGCAAGACGAACCTGCTGACGCAGATGAACGCGCGGCTCGGGACGGGCTTCACCGAGCCGGAAGTGCTGCAGATCTTCTGCGACGTGGCGGAAGCGGTCGCCCGGCTGCACCAGTGCCAGACGCCGATCATCCACCGCGACCTGAAGGTGGAGAACGTGCTGCAGAACGATCTCGGCCACTATGTGCTGTGCGACTTCGGGTCGGCCACGGCGCGCATCCTCAACCCGACCAGCCACGGGCGCACGACGGTCGAGGAGGAAATCCAGCGGTACACCACGCTGTCCTACCGGGCGCCCGAGATGATCGATCTGTTCAACGGGCAGGACATCACGGTGAAGGCGGACATCTGGGCGCTCGGCTGTCTGCTGTACAAGGTGTGCTTCTTCACGCTGCCGTTCGGCGAGAGCACGCTCGCCATCCAGAGCGGGCAGTTTAGCATCCCGGACGGGTCGAAGTATTCGCGCGGCGTGCACCAGCTGATACGCTACATGCTGGAGCCGGATGCGGACCGGCGCCCGAACATCTATCAGGTGTGCGAGGTGGCGTTTGGCATCGCGGGACGAGCCAACCCGGTGCGCAACCTGACGAAGTGTAGCGTACCACCGCTCGACACGCTGCCGGTGCCACCGTTCGAGTCGGAAACGAAGCGACTGCCAACGGCATCGGGTGGACCGGCTGGTGGACAGCACGGCGGATCCACACCGAAGCCGGCCAAGCCGTCGGCCGGCCAGCTGCCGCTGGAGGGTGGAACGAGCGTCGCTCCTCGGCAACGACCGAAAGCATCGCAGGTAGCGACACCTGGCCAGATGGGCGTGAGCAGCTTTTCCCTCGGTTTGCCGCCAAATCCTTCGCCGAAAAACATCATCTCATCGCCAACGCCCGGCATGGCACCGGTGGCGGGCACGATCGGCACTACCGCTCCCACCGATGCACCGGAGGCGTTCGTGGCGAAATTTGCCGCCAACTTCCCACCGGCTAGCAACTCCTCCAGTGTCCCAACGGTGGCCGCCGCATCAGCGGGGTCGATCGATCCAACGGCGCCAACTGTAGCAGGGAAGGATGGCACGGCGGTGACAGCGCTGCCGGCACAGCCCGTTGCGGTGGCCGCCCTGTTCCAGACGACGTATCCCGATCCCTTCCGGGAGGCGGAGCTGGCCCCGATCCCAAGCGGAGGCGAAATGCCCACCGCTTCGGCCCCCAActcgtcgtcctcctcgcTGTCGATGGTACATTCGCCAAGCCATGCCGGtacgcaacagcagcatcccGGCCCGTCCAGTGCGGCGGCACAAACGCCCACCCTCGGTGGATCCAACTCGTCCTCGAGCAGTGGCGTTCATGGGGCCGGGGTCGGCATACTGGCGCCACCGAAACCGTCCGGCCATCGGCGGAACGTGAGCGATACGTCGGCCTTCAACAAAGCGTTCGCCACGGAAACGTCCCAGTTTCTTGCGCCGTTCGACCAGTCCACCAACAACTACCAGCCGTCATCATCGGTAAGTCCGAGCGTCGGGCAGACGGCCGCCTCCGTCGGTGCATCGATGGCGAGCGGGTCGAACAGTTCGCtgcacaaacagcagcagcagcatgccaGCAGTCTGGCCTCTAGCTCCAATCCGCAGCTGTTTCAGCAGCAGCGATCCACGTCATCGGCGGGCGGTAGCGCCAACTGGAACCCGTTCGGCGATCCGACACCGTTCTCGCAAATGACCGAGGATCACATTTTCGGCGAGGAGTTTGACAAGATCCGCGAGCAGGGCAGCCAGGGTAGCTTGAAGACGCCGCCCGAAGTGCCGCGCCACTCGTCGCTACCGCTGATCCAGACGGCTGCGAGCGCCGCGGGCAATATGGCGGCCCTATCGACCGTTCAGCAGGCCGCCCCATTCTCGCCCGAGAACATCCCCGACACGCTCGGTGACGACGAGGATGATCCGTTTAGTTCCGCCCCGTTCTCGCTGCCGGTGCGCACCGACAAGAGCAAATCGTTTAAGCTGGCCTCGCGCAAGGTGATCGTAATTGATGGTGGATTCAGCACGCAGCTCACCGAGCACGTCGGCGCCAAGCTGGACAAGGATCCGCTCTGGACGTCGCGCTTCAATGCGACGAACCCGGCCGCCGTGCTGGAGACGCATCTCGACTATCTGAAGGCGGGCGCGGACTGCATACTGACCAACACGTACCAGGCGTCCATCGAGGGCTACATGGACTTTCTCGATCTCAACGAGGACGAATCGCTGAAGCTGATCAGGGCCAGCGTCGAGCTGGCGCGGCGCGCCCGGACCCGCTACCTGGCCGAGAAGCTGGAAAACAAGTCCCACAAAATACCGTGGGTGGTCGGTTCGATCGGGCCGTACGGGGCGCATCTGCACGACGGGTCCGAGTATACGGGCGCGTACGCCGAACACGTGCCGGCGAACCGGTTGCAAAAGTGGCACCGGCCCCGGATCAACGCGATCGTCGAGGCCGGTGTCGATGCGCTCGCGATCGAAACGATCCCCTGCCGCATGGAGGCGGAAGCGCTGCTCGACCTGCTGTCGGCCGACCATCCGACCGTGCGGTTTTGGATTTCGTTCCAGTGTCGCGACGGTGCGTCGCTCGCGCACGGCGAAAACTTTGCCGAAACGGTGCTCGGTCTGTGGAACCGGGCGCGGCAGCTGGCCAACCCGAATCTGCTAGCGATCGGCGTCAACTGCGTCAATCCGCAGCACGTGCTGCCACTGTTGCGGTCGgtgcacgagctgctgcagcaacgGGCGGCCGGTACACCGCCGGAAAGCGAACGCATACCGCTGATCGTCTACCCGAACTCGGGCGAACATTGGGACGCGGCGGCCAGCTGCTGGCGGGGTGCGGAAAATCTGACCCCGCTGGAAACCTACCTACCGCAGTGGGTGGAAATGGGCGTCAAGTTTGTCGGCGGATGCTGCCGTACCAATGCGCGGGACATTAAGCGGATTAAGAAGGCCGTTATCGGGCTGTACGGTAGCCGGAGCAATGAGAACTAA
- the LOC11175938 gene encoding uncharacterized protein LOC11175938: MEKAWKQFNQLLVSPSVSSGWTTRRKGVRRQPKTRVNKQKSILQVQGHVQDEWEIDDGSDDDKAVADSGSFQNDSSCPAFTPSVAQSLNPAEVTIDRRNQSDSEVEHLSEEDVCCQQTSTTSDSSDSDSDDCLAIHCTKSRMTRLQFADKSQLKRRRITDDMDVSFGAGCWSKAKNRQLVTALSPKRFKPVATLNRTIVGEGSKTLNSSVTGVLDTTRCWKSFDATFHAELDASCIEDLPSSPDSANEGQSRRRERDAIDIEELPPSAENNNAQSTSPSSKSFYVTSPTAKIKNKHYPKNSPLGTLAMALNERSSRQHLWQHAIVSGTVQPELVVKIDSIERIYGRVMLRFFTTTAEGDDCVQGEQVENIIYMDQGDRQLKSIHAGMNVALEVDDRISPHRIARHKLIHLGVTKLCPMPMTTEINAHP, encoded by the exons ATGGAAAAAGCGTGGAAACAATTTAACCAGCTGCTCGTTTCTCCCTCCGTGTCTAGTGGGTGGACAACCCGCAGGAAGGGCGTTAGACGACAGCCAAAAACTCGTGTAAATAAACAGAAAAGT ATTTTACAAGTGCAAGGTCATGTGCAAGATGAATGGGAAATAGATGATGGTTCGGATGACGACAAAGCGGTGGCAGACAGTGGGAGCTTTCAAAACGATTCATCCTGTCCGGCATTTACTCCCTCCGTAGCGCAATCGCTTAACCCTGCCGAGGTGACGATCGACCGTAGAAATCAGTCGGATTCGGAAGTGGAGCACCTTTCGGAAGAGGATGTATGCTGTCAGCAGACCAGCACTACGTCCGATTCTTCCGACTCGGACTCGGACGATTGTCTGGCTATTCACTGTACAAAGAGCCGCATGACACGATTACAGTTTGCGGACAAAAGCCAACTCAAGCGACGCCGCATAACGGACGATATGGACGTTTCCTTTGGGGCGGGTTGTTGGAGCAAGGCGAAGAATCGTCAGCTGGTAACAGCGTTGAGTCCGAAGCGCTTCAAACCCGTTGCGACTCTTAACCGGACCATTGTGGGCGAAGGATCGAAAACGTTAAATAGCAGCGTAACGGGTGTCCTCGATACCACACGCTGCTGGAAGTCTTTTGATGCAACGTTCCATGCCGAGCTGGATGCGAGTTGCATAGAAGATTTGCCATCTTCGCCTGACAGTGCAAATGAAGGACAGAGTAGACGCAGGGAAAGGGATGCGATCGACATTGAGGAGCTACCACCATCAGCAGAGAACAATAACGCCCAAAGCACGTCACCGTCGTCCAAGTCGTTCTATGTCACATCGCCTACAGCTAAAATTAAGAACAAACATTATCCCAAGAATTCACCGCTAGGCACGCTGGCCATGGCACTGAACGAGCGAAGCTCTCGGCAACATCTGTGGCAGCATGCGATCGTGTCCGGGACGGTGCAGCCGGAGCTCGTCGTGAAAATAGACTCCATTGAGCGGATCTACGGACGCGTGATGCTGCGCTTTTTCACCACCACGGCCGAAGGAGATGATTGCGTGCAGGGGGAGCAGGTGGAGAACATCATCTACATGGACCAGGGCGACAGGCAGCTGAAATCGATACACGCCGGCATGAACGTCGCGCTGGAGGTGGACGACCGCATCTCTCCTCATCGCATCGCGCGCCACAAACTGATACACCTGGGCGTAACGAAGCTCTGTCCGATGCCAATGACCACCGAAATAAATGCACACCCGtga
- the LOC1273489 gene encoding large ribosomal subunit protein bL27m, which translates to MTAPQCLRKSSLSAGWWCSRTAIVVRNCAREVKMNSSILTRLHQGLAPFLTTVRNASKKTGGSSRNPPKHPRPKHRGWKVQDGHHVSAGTILVTQRTTRFHPGLNVGFGKNGTLFAMEHGKVYVTCEKIDPNWDHTWVQRCYAGREGQTIYKKFFNVVPAPQHQRFKLIDEI; encoded by the exons ATGACAGCTCCACAATGTTTACGTAAAAGTTCGCTCTCTGCCGGGTGGTGGTGTTCTCGAACAGCAATTGTTGTGCGTAATTGTGCGCGTGAAGTGAAAATGAATTCCAGCATTCTTACCCGGTTGCACCAGGGGCTTGCTCCGTTTTTGA CAACCGTGCGAAATGCGTCCAAGAAAACGGGCGGTAGCTCGAGAAATCCTCCAAAACATCCGCGCCCGAAGCATCGTGGCTGGAAGGTGCAGGATGGCCATCACGTATCGGCTGGCACTATACTGGTAACACAGCGCACCACTCGCTTCCATCCCGGATTGAAT GTTGGCTTCGGTAAAAACGGCACCCTGTTCGCTATGGAGCACGGCAAGGTGTACGTTACCTGTGAAAAGATTGACCCAAACTGGGATCACACCTGGGTGCAGCGGTGCTATGCCGGCCGGGAGGGACAAACTATTTACAAGAAGTTCTTCAACGTGGTACCAGCACCGCAGCACCAGCGGTTTAAGCTGATAGATGAAATTTAA
- the LOC1273488 gene encoding ADP-ribosylation factor-like protein 16: MSYLCLGPMSAGKTLLLTCLQKPDSVNFTSHSVPSVGTNLYTIKIPPIVIDEKDVNQKIPPPGKRKELVQVREVGGCLAPIWRDYLLNPVDKLIYVVDTSNLCQISAAGVLLYSMLAEPRLKKTKFLLVLSKMDLAYRQMRNEALLMLQMEKFQKQIPQHITIVQFSAITKEGIDEVYDWLAMN; this comes from the exons ATGTCTTACCTGTGCCTTGGTCCGATGAGTGCTGGCAAAACGCTCCTGCTGACCTGCCTACAGAAACCGGACTCGGTGAACTTTACCTCCCATTCCGTTCCGAGCGTGGGCACGAACCTGTACACCATCAAGATACCGCCGATCGTTATCGACGAGAAGGATGTGAACCAGAAGATTCCTCCACCGGGAAAGCGCAAAGAGTTGGTGCAGGTGCGTGAAGTCGGCGGATGTTTGGCGCCCATCTGGCGCGACTATTTGCTCAATCCAGTGGATAAGCTTATCTATGTGGTGGATACTTCGAATCTGTGTCAAATATCGGCCGCAG GTGTGCTGCTGTACTCCATGCTAGCGGAACCGCGGTTGAAAAAGACGAAATTTCTGCTCGTCCTTTCGAAGATGGATCTTGCCTATCGTCAGATGCGTAACGAGGCGCTGCTCATGCTGCAGATGGAAAAGTTTCAAAAGCAGATACCGCAGCACATAACGATCGTGCAGTTCAGTGCCATTACGAAGGAAGGCATCGACGAGGTGTACGACTGGTTGGCAATGAATTGA
- the LOC133391107 gene encoding uncharacterized protein LOC133391107, giving the protein MPSRIRRGGFASQVSVCCNLLISANTTGSVCSPPLPAGCRQSLILVNVFVRLSSYLSNSIYASALARSIALQQGLLFGSVVRPFYAHSALSFFYHFRWRCKNHNNQCVGIVSPCARAVVVVVVLLPCRGALVDDSRRARPPSLLHLPFPPLFTCAILFDRSSRSSSSSNTKNSSVFLFANPPTLRVQQSAHRHHHRTEEELNYAVLSSAWWPRSFLHTPSPSEIRFSPVHHSMQRMFGTNFCCCCGLAFSLALLGHFRVLRRQADRRHLRCFACYCENCPCGRRDAAEWSLWVEGERKKKRSEKLHLSHNTPQEIDLWPISPFQTEKRKRAAQRVCVCVSAWCAFYLACNCASVRVLVAV; this is encoded by the coding sequence ATGCCGAGCCGAATTCGAAGGGGCGGATTTGCCAGCCAAGTAAGTGTGTGTTGCAATTTACTGATAAGTGCTAACACTACTGGCTCTGTGTGTTCCCCTCCTCTCCCCGCAGGATGTCGGCAGTCTCTAATACTGGTAAACGTTTTTGTCCGCCTCTCCTCCTATTTATCGAACAGTATTTATGCTTCTGCTCTCGCTCGGTCCATTGCGCTGCAGCAGGGCCTGTTGTTCGGGTCTGTTGTTCGCCCGTTTTATGCTCACTCCGCCCTATCGTTCTTTTATCACTTCCGCTGGCGCTGCAAGAATCACAATAATCAATGTGTGGGAATCGTTAGCCCTTGCGCCAGggcggtggtagtggtggtggtgctactACCGTGTAGAGGCGCTCTAGTGGATGATAGCCGTCGTGCGCGACCACCTTCACTGCTACACcttcccttccctcctttGTTCACGTGCGCAATTTTGTTCGATCgtagcagccgcagcagcagcagcagcaacacaaaaaacagttCAGTTTTCCTTTTCGCCAACCCACCAACACTACGTGTTCAACAGTCAgcacaccgccaccaccaccgcacggAGGAGGAACTCAATTATGCTGTTTTATCTAGCGCCTGGTGGCCTCGTTCGTTTTTGCACACACCCTCCCCTAGCGAAATCCGCTTTTCTCCCGTCCACCACAGTATGCAGCGAATGTTTGGGACgaacttttgttgttgttgtggattAGCCTTCTCTTTAGCCCTTTTGGGACATTTTAGGGTTTTGCGTAGGCAGGCAGACCGTCGCCACTTGCGCTGCTTTGCGTGCTACTGCGAGAACTGCCCGTGCGGTAGGCGTGATGCAGCAGAATGGTCACTCTGGGTGGAGggagagaggaagaaaaaacggtCGGAGAAACTACACTTATCACACAACACTCCGCAAGAAATCGACTTGTGGCCTATCTCGCCGTTCCAAACTGAAAAACGCAAACGAGCAgcccagcgtgtgtgtgtgtgtgtgagtgcgtggtGCGCCTTCTATTTGGCATGTAATTGcgcaagtgtgcgtgtgttggtggCGGTTTGA